Below is a window of Haloterrigena alkaliphila DNA.
CGCCGACGTCGCCGTGGTCGGCGGCGGCCCCGCCGGCTGCTCGGCCGGCGTCTTCACCGCCCGCGCTGGCCTCGAGACGACGATCTTCGACCGCGGTTCCTCCTCGCTGCGCCGGTGTGCCTGCCTCGAGAACTACCTCGGCTTCCCCGGCGGGATCGACGTCGAGACGTTCCTCGAGTTGGCGCAGGACCACGCGACGGACGCGGGCTGTCGGCTCCGGCGCGACCTCGTCGAGTCCGTCGTCGCGCTCGAGGACGCGGGATTTCGACTCGAGCCACAGGACGGCGATCCGATCACAGCGCGGTTCGTGATCGCGGCGACGAAGTACGACGGCGAGTACCTCCGGGGGCTCGACAGCGACGACGCCGTGTTCGTCAGCGAGACGCACGACGGTGAGGCGGTCGAGCGGTTCGACCGCGACTATCCGGACGACGACGGTCGGACGCCGGTCGACGGGCTCTACGTCGCCGGCCCGCTAGCCGGCGGCGGCGATCAGGCGATCATCGCGGCCGGCCACGGCGCGACGATCGCCCGCGCGCTGCTCGAGGATCTGCGCCGAGCGGACGGATACTGGGGGCGGTTCGCGGAGCACTACGACTGGCGGCGCCTGCTCGAGAACCGAGACGAGGAGTGGGCCGACTCCGAGCGGTGGGTCGACCTGTTCGCGGCCGACGCGCCCGACGACCGCGAGGAGAGCGAGGTCCGACGACTCGCCGAAGCCTACGCCGACGAACGCGACGCGGCCTATCTCGACGACGAGACCGCATCGACGCGAGCCGAACGCGGCCAACGACGGCTCGCGCGGGCGCTCGACGACGAGATCCTGCTCGAGGCCGTCGACGAGGACGCGATCCTCGAGCGGGCGACGACCCTCGAGCGCACCGGGACCCCCGCGGACGACGCTGGCGGGGTCGACGACTGAATCGGACCGGACCGACCGCTCAAGGACTGATTCTCGCACTCGAGACACGGTGCTATCGCCGCTGGGTGCGATACGAAAATCGAAACCGGAGCGAGAATCGAGGGTCGCCGATCAGTCGTCGGCGGGAACGGCCTGCTGGCTTCGCGTCTCGGCCATCGCGAGGACGTCGTCGAAGAAGTCGAGGGTGTCCTCCGGACCGGGATTGGCTTCGGGGTGGTACTGTCG
It encodes the following:
- a CDS encoding NAD(P)/FAD-dependent oxidoreductase, producing the protein MTTETDDRDGPVDEFGTDDVDPQFDADVAVVGGGPAGCSAGVFTARAGLETTIFDRGSSSLRRCACLENYLGFPGGIDVETFLELAQDHATDAGCRLRRDLVESVVALEDAGFRLEPQDGDPITARFVIAATKYDGEYLRGLDSDDAVFVSETHDGEAVERFDRDYPDDDGRTPVDGLYVAGPLAGGGDQAIIAAGHGATIARALLEDLRRADGYWGRFAEHYDWRRLLENRDEEWADSERWVDLFAADAPDDREESEVRRLAEAYADERDAAYLDDETASTRAERGQRRLARALDDEILLEAVDEDAILERATTLERTGTPADDAGGVDD